The following coding sequences lie in one Pseudomonas monsensis genomic window:
- a CDS encoding CvfB family protein, whose product MALVGRYNSLQVVKHTNFGLYLDGGADGEILLPNRYIPKDIPSEDEDWLNVFIYLDSEDKLLATTEKPKVQVGEFASLKVVEVNSIGVFLDWGLPKDLLLPYSEEKRQMTAGEYCVVHVYLDKHTRRITATARLDRYLDKTPANYSAGQEVDLLVAEATDMGFKAIINNKHWGLIHKNEIFKFMRSGMREKGFIKEVRADGKISLSLQPVGQEAASSLSSKILTKLRENDGTLAVSDKSDPALISSLFGVSKGNFKKAIGSLYKDGKIVIHADRIELT is encoded by the coding sequence ATGGCTTTAGTCGGGCGTTACAACAGTTTGCAAGTGGTTAAACACACTAACTTCGGTTTATATCTGGACGGCGGTGCCGACGGCGAAATTCTTTTGCCCAACCGTTATATCCCCAAAGATATTCCCAGCGAAGATGAAGACTGGCTCAACGTATTTATTTATCTGGACAGCGAAGACAAACTTCTCGCTACCACGGAAAAACCAAAAGTTCAGGTCGGTGAATTTGCCAGCCTGAAAGTTGTTGAAGTCAACAGCATCGGTGTGTTCCTCGATTGGGGCTTGCCGAAGGATCTGTTGCTGCCGTATTCCGAAGAAAAACGGCAGATGACGGCCGGCGAGTACTGCGTGGTGCACGTCTACCTCGACAAGCACACCCGGCGCATCACCGCCACCGCGCGCCTGGATCGTTACCTCGACAAAACCCCGGCCAACTACAGTGCCGGGCAGGAAGTCGATCTGCTGGTGGCCGAAGCCACCGACATGGGCTTCAAGGCGATCATCAACAACAAGCACTGGGGATTGATCCACAAGAATGAGATCTTCAAGTTCATGCGTTCCGGCATGCGCGAGAAGGGCTTCATCAAGGAAGTGCGCGCCGACGGCAAAATCAGTCTCAGCCTGCAACCGGTGGGTCAGGAAGCGGCCAGCAGCCTGAGTTCGAAGATCCTCACCAAGTTGCGCGAAAACGACGGCACCCTGGCGGTCAGCGACAAGAGCGATCCGGCACTGATCAGCAGCCTGTTCGGCGTCAGCAAGGGCAACTTCAAGAAGGCCATCGGTTCGTTGTACAAGGATGGCAAGATCGTCATTCATGCCGATCGCATTGAACTAACCTGA
- a CDS encoding DUF2177 family protein, with amino-acid sequence MKKTLLAYISTLLAFLLLDGIWLGLLMAPTYRELLGALMLEKPLLVPAAVFYCLYVFGCVVFAVLPAATWQWAAKRGALLGLVAYGTYDLTNWATLRGWSVQVTLMDWAWGTFATAVACTVGFLLTRRLLNSAS; translated from the coding sequence ATGAAAAAAACGCTGCTTGCTTATATCTCCACGCTGTTGGCATTTCTGCTGCTCGACGGTATCTGGCTCGGCCTGTTGATGGCGCCGACCTATCGCGAGTTGCTCGGTGCGCTGATGCTCGAAAAACCGTTGCTGGTTCCGGCAGCGGTTTTTTATTGCCTGTATGTTTTTGGCTGCGTGGTGTTTGCGGTGTTGCCGGCGGCGACGTGGCAATGGGCGGCGAAGCGCGGGGCTTTGCTGGGGCTGGTGGCGTATGGCACCTATGACCTGACCAATTGGGCGACGTTGCGCGGGTGGTCGGTGCAGGTAACCCTGATGGATTGGGCGTGGGGGACGTTTGCCACGGCTGTGGCTTGTACTGTCGGGTTTTTGCTGACCAGACGACTGCTCAATTCAGCCTCTTGA
- a CDS encoding sodium:solute symporter: protein MALDLFVVLIYAAGMLLLGYYGMRKAKTNEDFLVAGRNLGPSLYMGTMAATVLGGASTVGTVRLGYVHGISGFWLCAALGCGIVALNLFLAKPLLKLKIYTVTQVLEKRYNPMARSASAAIMLAYALMIGVTSILAIGTVLQVLFGLPFWISVLLGGGVVVIYSAIGGMWSLTLTDIVQFIIKTVGLMFILLPICLYRVGGWDELVLKLPAAAFNLTTIGWDTIITYFMIYFFGILIGQDIWQRVFTVKTAKVAQYAGSIAGIYCILYGLACALIGMAAHVLIPDLDNVNNAFAAIVKLSLPDGIRGLVIAAALAAMMSTASAGLLAAATTLTEDLLPKLRGGKQSSLGINRLFTLLTGVVVLGIALVVNDVISALTLAYNLLVGGMLIPLIGAIFWKRATTAGAIASMGLGFATALLFMFKDGLDANTPIYYSLAVGLVSFVVVSLVSPRPATAASAI, encoded by the coding sequence ATGGCTTTGGATTTATTCGTCGTCCTCATCTACGCCGCCGGCATGCTCTTGCTCGGCTACTACGGCATGCGCAAGGCCAAGACCAACGAGGACTTTCTGGTCGCCGGGCGTAACCTCGGCCCAAGCCTGTACATGGGCACCATGGCCGCGACCGTACTCGGTGGCGCGTCCACCGTCGGCACCGTGCGTCTGGGCTACGTGCACGGCATCTCCGGTTTCTGGCTGTGCGCGGCACTGGGCTGCGGCATCGTCGCGCTGAACCTGTTTCTCGCCAAACCGTTGCTGAAACTGAAGATCTACACCGTTACCCAGGTCCTGGAAAAACGCTACAACCCGATGGCCCGCTCGGCGAGCGCGGCGATCATGCTGGCCTACGCGCTGATGATCGGCGTGACCTCGATCCTGGCGATCGGCACCGTGCTGCAGGTACTGTTCGGCCTGCCGTTCTGGATCTCCGTGCTGCTTGGCGGTGGTGTGGTGGTGATCTACTCGGCGATTGGCGGGATGTGGTCGCTGACCCTGACCGACATCGTCCAGTTCATCATCAAGACCGTCGGCCTGATGTTCATCCTCTTGCCGATCTGCCTGTACCGCGTTGGCGGGTGGGACGAACTGGTGCTGAAGCTGCCGGCAGCGGCGTTCAACCTCACCACCATCGGCTGGGACACGATCATCACCTACTTCATGATCTACTTCTTCGGCATCCTGATCGGTCAGGACATCTGGCAACGGGTGTTCACCGTCAAGACCGCCAAAGTCGCCCAATACGCCGGCAGCATCGCCGGTATCTATTGCATCCTCTACGGTCTGGCCTGCGCGCTGATCGGCATGGCTGCGCACGTGCTGATCCCGGATCTGGACAACGTCAACAACGCCTTCGCCGCCATCGTCAAACTGTCGCTGCCGGACGGTATCCGGGGCCTGGTGATCGCCGCTGCGCTGGCGGCCATGATGTCCACCGCCAGTGCCGGCCTGCTCGCGGCGGCCACCACCCTGACCGAAGACCTGCTGCCGAAACTGCGTGGCGGCAAACAATCGAGCCTGGGCATCAACCGCCTGTTCACCTTGCTGACCGGTGTCGTGGTTCTCGGCATCGCGCTGGTGGTGAACGATGTGATCAGCGCCCTGACCCTCGCCTACAACCTGTTGGTGGGCGGCATGCTGATCCCGCTGATCGGCGCGATTTTCTGGAAACGTGCGACCACCGCCGGCGCCATCGCCAGCATGGGCCTGGGTTTCGCCACCGCGCTGCTGTTCATGTTCAAGGACGGTCTGGATGCCAACACGCCGATCTACTACAGCCTGGCGGTCGGCCTGGTGAGTTTTGTAGTGGTCAGCCTGGTCTCCCCTCGTCCGGCAACCGCGGCGAGCGCGATCTAA
- a CDS encoding MBL fold metallo-hydrolase has product MKIVPRDQWFEVQTLSDGIRLIHEPYIRPFYRCNLWHVQGRDKDLLLDSGSGLVSLREQLPWITERPLVAVASHCHFDHIAGHHEFAERLVHPAEADILAAPDGENDLSRAFVGDDMFEAHPDCPLCYAEYRVKAAPATGWVEDGDVLDLGNRTLQVLHTPGHSPGGISLYEAATQTLFSGDIIYNGPLIEDAYHSNLHDYAASLRRLQALPVRTVHGGHFGSFSGEHLRSMIDEWLRGHA; this is encoded by the coding sequence ATGAAGATCGTTCCCCGCGATCAATGGTTTGAAGTGCAGACGTTGAGCGATGGCATCCGGCTGATTCATGAGCCGTACATTCGCCCGTTCTATCGCTGCAACCTTTGGCACGTTCAGGGCCGCGACAAAGACTTGTTGCTGGACAGCGGCTCGGGACTGGTCAGCCTGCGCGAGCAGTTGCCGTGGATCACCGAGCGGCCGCTGGTGGCAGTGGCCAGTCATTGCCACTTCGACCATATTGCCGGGCATCACGAATTCGCCGAACGTCTGGTGCATCCGGCGGAGGCGGATATTCTCGCCGCGCCGGATGGCGAGAATGACTTGAGCCGCGCCTTCGTCGGCGACGACATGTTCGAGGCGCATCCCGATTGCCCGTTGTGCTACGCCGAATACCGGGTCAAGGCTGCGCCGGCCACCGGATGGGTCGAGGACGGCGACGTGCTGGACCTGGGCAACCGCACGCTGCAAGTGCTGCACACACCGGGGCATTCACCGGGCGGAATCAGCCTGTACGAAGCCGCGACGCAAACCCTGTTCAGCGGCGACATCATCTACAACGGGCCGTTGATCGAAGATGCCTACCACTCCAATCTGCACGATTACGCCGCCAGCCTGCGCCGCTTGCAGGCATTACCGGTCCGTACCGTTCATGGCGGGCATTTCGGCAGTTTTTCCGGCGAGCATTTGCGTTCGATGATTGACGAATGGTTGCGCGGCCACGCATGA
- a CDS encoding purine-cytosine permease family protein, with protein sequence MNNNNNDQSLTQIETHGVEQIPDHERTAGPTDLFRMIFGGSNTFATAVLGSFPVLFGLSFQAGVWAIVLGVLLGSLILAPMGLFGPINGTNNAVSSGAHFGVHGRIVGSFLSLLTAIAFFSLSVWSSGDALIGGAKRLIGLPETDLTLGLAYGLFAILVLTVCIYGFRFLLWVNKIAVWSASLLFLLGIFAFAGPFDVNYAGTVSLGQPGFWAAFIGAALVAMSNPISFGAFLGDWSRYIPRDTSKQRIMAAVVLSQIATFIPFLFGLATATIVAIKAPDYIAANNYVGGLLAVSPSWFFLPVCLIAVIGGMSTGTTSLYGTGLDMSSVFPRVLSRVKATLLIGVLSIAFIFIGRFAANLVQSVSTFAVLIITCTTPWMVIMIIGLLVRRGFYCPDDLQVFTRGEQGGRYWFNHGWNWRGLGAWIPSAAVGLCFVNLPGQFVGPLGEMAGGIDISLPVTLGLASVVYLTLLSLFPEPREVFGPKDARSQVGEPSTKAQAA encoded by the coding sequence ATGAATAACAACAACAACGACCAAAGCCTTACGCAAATCGAAACCCACGGGGTCGAGCAGATCCCGGACCACGAACGCACTGCAGGCCCGACGGACTTGTTCCGGATGATCTTCGGTGGTTCGAACACCTTTGCCACCGCCGTGCTCGGCAGTTTCCCGGTGCTGTTCGGCCTGTCTTTTCAGGCTGGCGTCTGGGCGATTGTGCTGGGCGTGCTGCTGGGTTCGCTGATCCTCGCACCGATGGGCCTGTTCGGCCCGATCAACGGTACCAACAATGCCGTGTCCTCCGGTGCGCACTTCGGCGTGCACGGGCGGATCGTCGGTTCATTCCTGTCGCTGTTGACCGCTATCGCGTTTTTCTCGCTCTCGGTGTGGAGTTCGGGGGATGCGCTGATCGGTGGTGCGAAACGCCTGATCGGTTTGCCGGAAACCGACCTGACCCTGGGCCTGGCCTACGGTCTGTTCGCGATTCTGGTGCTGACCGTGTGCATCTACGGCTTCCGCTTTCTGCTGTGGGTGAACAAGATCGCGGTGTGGAGCGCCAGCCTGTTGTTCCTGCTGGGCATCTTCGCCTTTGCCGGTCCTTTCGACGTGAATTACGCCGGCACAGTGAGCCTCGGTCAACCGGGCTTCTGGGCGGCGTTCATCGGCGCTGCGCTGGTGGCGATGAGCAACCCGATTTCCTTCGGTGCGTTCCTCGGCGACTGGTCGCGCTACATCCCGCGTGACACCTCCAAGCAACGGATCATGGCCGCCGTGGTGCTGTCGCAGATCGCCACGTTCATCCCGTTCCTGTTCGGTCTGGCCACCGCGACCATTGTCGCGATCAAGGCGCCGGACTACATCGCGGCGAACAACTACGTGGGCGGTTTGCTGGCGGTGTCGCCGAGCTGGTTCTTCCTGCCGGTGTGCCTGATTGCGGTGATCGGTGGCATGTCCACCGGCACCACTTCGCTGTATGGCACCGGGCTGGACATGTCCAGCGTGTTCCCACGCGTGCTGTCGCGGGTCAAGGCGACGCTGCTGATCGGCGTGCTGTCGATTGCCTTCATCTTCATCGGGCGCTTCGCGGCGAACCTGGTGCAGAGCGTGTCGACCTTCGCTGTGCTGATCATCACCTGCACCACCCCGTGGATGGTGATCATGATCATCGGCCTGCTGGTACGTCGCGGCTTCTACTGCCCGGATGACTTGCAAGTATTCACCCGTGGCGAACAGGGCGGCCGCTACTGGTTCAACCACGGATGGAACTGGCGTGGTCTGGGCGCGTGGATCCCGAGCGCGGCGGTTGGCCTGTGCTTCGTCAACCTGCCGGGGCAGTTCGTCGGCCCGCTGGGCGAGATGGCCGGTGGCATCGACATCAGCTTGCCGGTGACCCTGGGCCTGGCGTCGGTGGTGTACCTGACGCTGCTGAGCCTGTTCCCGGAACCACGGGAAGTGTTCGGCCCGAAGGATGCCCGCAGCCAAGTCGGGGAACCGTCGACTAAAGCGCAAGCCGCCTGA
- a CDS encoding DMT family transporter: MSVDRRNADRFALQVMIGLCLIWGVQQVMIKWAAADIAPVMQAAGRSGISALLVGLLICWKGGWEQVGNTWRGGLLAGALFGLEFFFIAEGLQLTTAAHMSVFLYTAPIFTALGVHFLLASERLRPLQWLGILLAFIGIAIAFAGGVSWDNLDHRMLLGDALGVLAGACWGATTVVVRASRLSEAPVTLTLFYQLIVGFLGLLLIALFSGQISHVSLTPVAVASVLFQGLVVSFFSYLIWFWLLRRYLAANLAVFSFMTPLFGVTFGVLLLGEPLSVNFVIGAVLVLLGITFVSAEQWVRRRLRKALGQG; encoded by the coding sequence GTGAGTGTCGATCGGCGCAATGCCGATCGTTTTGCCCTGCAGGTGATGATCGGCCTGTGCCTGATCTGGGGCGTGCAGCAGGTGATGATCAAGTGGGCTGCAGCGGACATTGCCCCGGTGATGCAGGCGGCGGGGCGCTCGGGGATTTCCGCGCTGCTGGTGGGCTTGCTGATTTGCTGGAAGGGCGGTTGGGAGCAGGTCGGCAACACCTGGCGTGGCGGCTTGCTGGCCGGTGCGCTGTTTGGTCTGGAGTTCTTCTTCATCGCCGAAGGCTTGCAGCTGACCACCGCGGCGCACATGTCGGTGTTCCTCTACACCGCGCCGATTTTCACCGCACTGGGCGTGCATTTTCTGTTGGCCAGCGAACGCCTGCGGCCGTTGCAATGGTTGGGCATCCTGCTCGCGTTCATCGGTATTGCGATAGCCTTCGCCGGCGGCGTGTCGTGGGATAACCTCGACCACCGCATGCTGCTCGGCGATGCCTTGGGTGTGCTCGCGGGCGCCTGCTGGGGGGCGACCACTGTCGTAGTGCGTGCCTCGCGGCTGTCGGAAGCGCCGGTCACGCTGACCCTGTTCTATCAGTTGATCGTCGGCTTCCTCGGCCTGTTGTTGATCGCGCTGTTCAGCGGCCAGATCAGCCATGTCAGCCTGACACCCGTGGCAGTGGCCAGCGTGCTGTTCCAGGGCCTGGTGGTGTCATTCTTCAGTTACCTGATCTGGTTCTGGCTGCTGCGCCGTTATCTGGCGGCCAACCTCGCGGTGTTCTCGTTCATGACGCCGCTGTTCGGCGTCACCTTCGGCGTGTTGTTGCTCGGCGAACCGCTGAGCGTGAACTTCGTCATCGGCGCCGTGCTGGTGTTGCTCGGCATCACCTTTGTCAGCGCTGAGCAGTGGGTGCGTCGGCGTTTGCGCAAAGCGCTCGGCCAGGGTTAG
- the speB gene encoding agmatinase, with protein MDKILHQPLGGNEMPRFGGIATMLRLPHVPTAAGLDAAFVGVPLDIGTSLRPGTRFGPRDIRTESVMIRPYNMATGAAPFDSLSVADIGDVAINTFNLLDAVRIIEEAYDNILEHNVIPMTLGGDHTITLPILRAIHKKHGKVGLVHIDAHADVNDHMFGEKIAHGTTFRRAVEEGLLDCDRVVQIGLRAQGYTADDFNWSRDQGFRVVQAEECWHKSLAPLMAEVREKVGGGPVYLSFDIDGIDPAWAPGTGTPEIGGLTTIQAIEIVRGCQGLDLIGCDLVEVSPAYDTTGNTSLLAANLLYEMLCVLPGVVHR; from the coding sequence GTGGACAAGATTCTTCACCAACCACTGGGCGGCAACGAAATGCCGCGCTTCGGCGGCATCGCCACCATGCTCCGACTCCCCCATGTACCGACTGCTGCCGGCCTGGACGCGGCCTTCGTTGGCGTGCCCCTGGACATCGGCACGTCGCTGCGCCCCGGCACCCGCTTCGGGCCACGCGACATCCGCACCGAATCGGTGATGATCCGCCCGTACAACATGGCCACCGGCGCCGCCCCGTTCGACTCGCTGTCGGTCGCCGACATCGGTGACGTGGCTATCAACACCTTCAACCTGCTCGACGCCGTGCGCATCATCGAAGAAGCCTACGACAACATCCTCGAGCACAACGTGATCCCGATGACCCTGGGTGGCGACCACACCATCACCCTGCCGATCCTGCGGGCGATTCACAAGAAGCACGGCAAGGTCGGTCTGGTGCACATTGATGCGCACGCTGACGTCAACGATCACATGTTCGGCGAGAAGATCGCCCACGGTACGACCTTCCGTCGCGCCGTCGAAGAAGGCCTTCTGGACTGCGACCGCGTGGTGCAGATTGGTCTGCGCGCGCAGGGCTACACCGCTGACGACTTCAACTGGAGCCGCGATCAGGGCTTCCGCGTTGTTCAAGCCGAAGAGTGCTGGCACAAGTCGCTGGCGCCACTGATGGCCGAAGTGCGCGAGAAAGTCGGTGGCGGTCCGGTGTACCTGAGTTTCGACATCGACGGCATCGACCCGGCGTGGGCACCGGGCACCGGCACCCCGGAAATCGGTGGCCTGACGACCATTCAGGCGATTGAAATCGTCCGTGGCTGCCAGGGCCTCGACCTGATCGGTTGCGATCTGGTAGAAGTCTCGCCGGCTTATGACACGACCGGCAACACCTCGCTGCTGGCCGCCAACCTGCTGTACGAAATGCTCTGCGTACTGCCTGGCGTGGTCCACCGCTGA
- a CDS encoding YybH family protein, producing the protein MNERDQVLKAAADLVSAFARNDREAYFGAFSADASFVFYTLEQPLLSRDAYQALWDRWRTEDGFEVLSCTSSNAFVSLQGDVAIFIHDVATELRMQGEQHFSQERETIVFKKQASSLEQQGHWLACHEHLSAMPEGLPSP; encoded by the coding sequence ATGAACGAACGTGATCAGGTTCTGAAAGCGGCTGCCGATCTGGTGTCCGCCTTCGCCCGCAACGATCGCGAAGCTTACTTCGGCGCGTTCAGCGCCGATGCGAGTTTCGTGTTCTACACCCTCGAACAGCCCCTGCTGTCGCGCGATGCCTATCAGGCCTTGTGGGACCGCTGGCGCACCGAGGATGGCTTTGAAGTGCTGTCGTGCACGTCGAGCAACGCCTTCGTCAGCCTGCAAGGTGATGTGGCGATTTTCATCCATGACGTGGCCACCGAGCTGCGCATGCAAGGGGAGCAACACTTCAGCCAGGAGCGCGAGACGATTGTTTTCAAGAAACAAGCGTCGAGCCTAGAACAACAAGGCCATTGGCTGGCCTGCCACGAACATTTGTCCGCAATGCCGGAAGGGCTGCCATCCCCTTAG
- a CDS encoding PA1414 family protein gives MKEKIQNWLHDLGVALGLIEPPLQPVPIRTDDEQRRRQQRRR, from the coding sequence ATGAAAGAGAAAATTCAAAACTGGCTGCACGACTTGGGTGTCGCCCTCGGCTTGATCGAACCGCCTCTGCAACCTGTACCGATTCGCACCGATGACGAGCAGCGCCGCCGTCAACAACGGCGCCGGTAG
- a CDS encoding acyl carrier protein: MRRAAVRAAVHRYIRRLLESREFTDNTSLVQLGLEKADIEDLIFHLEDEFGLTAFTAEEDRMLKTAKTAKDLSRFLLEIGRH, translated from the coding sequence ATGAGAAGAGCTGCCGTGCGTGCCGCCGTGCACCGATACATTCGGCGCCTGCTGGAGTCGCGTGAATTCACCGACAACACCAGCCTGGTGCAATTGGGCCTGGAAAAGGCGGATATCGAAGATCTGATCTTTCATCTGGAGGATGAATTCGGACTGACGGCATTCACCGCCGAGGAAGACCGGATGCTCAAGACCGCGAAAACGGCGAAGGACTTGAGCCGGTTTTTGCTGGAGATTGGCAGGCATTGA
- a CDS encoding MFS transporter: MSPLIRLSACFVALMMAMGIGRFALTPQMPHLLSEGQIDLTAASLIAAANYLGYLLGAVDAMFAHRPQQVQRRLHGGLWLCVLLTLASFWANGFWSHLVLRFGTGVASAWVLVMITSLSQPLAAAAGRPRLGALVFAGPGLGIVLTGLLALISHLLQQTSSTLWLIYAAAALLMMLGVWRLLPQPVAAQAVTAASGSASHRGIGRLGVIYALYGIGYIIPATFLSQMANAQFHGQWQADLFWPCFGLGAAIGVVLVSLRRHDPQTTRHWLMATLWLQAAGVFACLLGNGLGLALGVMLCGTPFLACMQLVMQRSRELAPHATQRNAGLLTACFAVGQLSGPLLAALSTHFSASLHPALVIAGSGLLIAGGLAMHSTNPGRALCANADAPTAQR; encoded by the coding sequence ATGTCGCCACTGATTCGCTTATCCGCCTGCTTCGTCGCCCTGATGATGGCCATGGGCATCGGCCGTTTTGCCCTCACCCCGCAAATGCCGCACCTGCTCAGCGAAGGCCAGATCGACCTGACAGCCGCCAGTCTGATTGCGGCGGCCAATTACCTTGGTTATCTGCTGGGTGCGGTGGATGCGATGTTCGCCCATCGCCCGCAACAGGTGCAGCGGCGTCTGCACGGCGGCTTGTGGTTGTGCGTGTTGCTGACCCTGGCATCGTTCTGGGCCAATGGTTTCTGGTCACACCTGGTGTTGCGCTTTGGCACCGGGGTGGCCAGTGCCTGGGTGCTGGTGATGATCACTTCCCTGAGTCAGCCCCTGGCGGCGGCAGCGGGTCGCCCACGTCTCGGAGCGCTGGTTTTTGCCGGGCCGGGTCTGGGGATTGTTCTGACGGGATTGCTGGCACTGATCTCACATCTGTTGCAGCAAACATCTTCGACGTTGTGGCTGATATACGCAGCGGCCGCACTGCTGATGATGCTGGGCGTCTGGCGGCTTCTGCCGCAGCCGGTCGCGGCGCAAGCGGTCACTGCGGCGAGCGGTAGCGCCTCACATCGCGGCATCGGGCGTCTGGGCGTGATCTACGCCCTGTACGGCATCGGCTACATCATCCCGGCGACGTTTCTTTCGCAGATGGCCAACGCGCAGTTTCACGGACAGTGGCAGGCGGATCTGTTCTGGCCGTGCTTCGGTCTCGGCGCCGCGATCGGCGTGGTACTGGTGAGCTTGCGCCGGCACGATCCGCAGACCACGCGGCACTGGTTGATGGCGACGTTGTGGCTGCAGGCCGCCGGGGTGTTTGCCTGTCTGCTAGGCAACGGTCTCGGCCTGGCACTCGGCGTGATGCTTTGCGGAACACCGTTTCTGGCGTGCATGCAACTGGTCATGCAGCGCTCGCGGGAACTGGCGCCCCACGCGACCCAGCGCAACGCCGGCCTGCTGACCGCCTGCTTTGCCGTCGGTCAACTCAGCGGTCCGTTACTGGCGGCGTTGAGCACACATTTCAGCGCCAGCCTGCATCCCGCGCTGGTGATCGCCGGCAGCGGTTTGCTGATCGCCGGCGGGCTGGCCATGCACTCGACTAACCCTGGCCGAGCGCTTTGCGCAAACGCCGACGCACCCACTGCTCAGCGCTGA
- a CDS encoding TorF family putative porin, with protein sequence MRTSSRLLLAGLLVCSTVHAQIFQRELGDFDLKLGTTPARSMAQGLVKPAAVGSFHGGLDLSHNSGLYFGQYAPSMGITPGKDLEVDSYIGFKQPFDQTLGYEVGMIHYSYPEVDTLDSQELFGGLTLLGSRFGVALSNDPDKQNNTLFADLGGNQPFGIGVSMKYTTHQLNTPVAVDGGYVSSFTDWSVKLSRPFMGVDLDLIYSNSSLSGSDCSAYSGHNSQCDGLVTLKAARAFY encoded by the coding sequence ATGCGCACATCTTCCCGTTTATTGCTTGCAGGCCTGCTGGTCTGCTCGACCGTGCACGCGCAGATCTTCCAGCGGGAACTCGGCGATTTCGACCTTAAACTGGGCACCACTCCCGCCCGCAGCATGGCGCAAGGCCTGGTCAAACCGGCGGCGGTCGGCTCGTTCCACGGCGGCCTCGACCTGAGCCACAACAGCGGTCTCTATTTCGGCCAATATGCACCCAGCATGGGTATCACCCCGGGCAAAGACCTCGAAGTCGATTCCTACATCGGCTTTAAACAACCCTTCGACCAGACGCTCGGCTACGAAGTCGGGATGATTCACTACAGCTATCCCGAAGTGGACACCCTCGACAGCCAGGAGCTGTTCGGTGGCCTGACGCTGCTCGGCAGTCGTTTCGGCGTGGCCCTGAGCAACGATCCGGATAAACAGAACAACACGTTGTTTGCCGATCTTGGCGGCAATCAACCGTTCGGCATTGGTGTCAGCATGAAATACACCACCCACCAACTGAACACGCCGGTCGCCGTCGACGGTGGGTATGTCAGCAGTTTTACCGACTGGTCAGTGAAACTGTCCCGGCCGTTCATGGGCGTCGATCTCGACCTGATCTACAGCAACTCCAGCCTCAGCGGCAGCGATTGCTCGGCTTATTCCGGGCACAACAGCCAGTGCGACGGCCTCGTTACCCTCAAGGCTGCGCGCGCGTTCTATTGA
- the ptrR gene encoding putrescine utilization regulator PtrR — MEFSQLRIFQAVAEEGSITRAAERLHRVPSNLSTRLKQLEEQLGVELFVRERQRLQLSPAGKVLLDYTGKLFALRDQASAAVMGGQPAGDFVLGTMYSTAAIHLPALLARYHKQYPAVNLQVQSAPSGELLEGLLTGRLDAALVDGPLELAGLDGVPLCEERLVLITETDHPPVRSAKDVEGRSVFTFRRGCSYRMRLEAWFSHYHATMGRAMEIESYQGMLACVIAGSGVALMSESMLASLPGRESVAAHLLAEPFVGATTWLMWRKGMVGANLNAWVEVQQAVYPAAQIEARETA; from the coding sequence GTGGAGTTCAGCCAGCTGCGGATTTTTCAGGCGGTCGCCGAAGAAGGCTCGATCACCCGCGCCGCCGAACGCTTGCACCGAGTGCCGTCGAACCTGTCGACGCGCCTTAAACAGCTGGAAGAACAGCTGGGCGTCGAACTGTTCGTGCGTGAGCGTCAGCGTTTGCAGCTGTCACCTGCGGGAAAAGTCCTGCTGGACTACACCGGCAAGCTGTTTGCCCTGCGCGATCAGGCCAGTGCGGCGGTGATGGGCGGGCAACCGGCCGGCGACTTTGTCCTCGGTACCATGTACAGCACGGCGGCGATTCATCTGCCGGCCCTGTTGGCGCGTTATCACAAGCAATACCCGGCGGTGAACCTGCAGGTGCAATCGGCGCCGAGCGGCGAATTACTGGAAGGTTTGCTGACCGGGCGCCTCGACGCCGCGCTGGTGGACGGCCCGCTGGAACTGGCCGGGCTCGATGGCGTGCCGCTGTGCGAGGAACGTCTGGTGCTGATCACCGAAACCGATCACCCGCCGGTACGCAGCGCCAAGGATGTGGAAGGGCGCTCGGTGTTTACCTTTCGTCGTGGCTGTTCCTACCGCATGCGCCTGGAGGCGTGGTTTTCGCACTATCACGCGACGATGGGCCGCGCGATGGAGATCGAGTCCTACCAGGGCATGCTCGCCTGCGTGATTGCCGGCAGTGGGGTCGCGCTGATGTCGGAGTCGATGCTCGCCAGTCTGCCTGGGCGCGAGAGTGTCGCCGCGCACCTGTTGGCCGAGCCATTCGTGGGTGCGACAACATGGCTCATGTGGCGCAAGGGCATGGTCGGCGCCAACCTGAACGCGTGGGTCGAGGTGCAGCAGGCTGTCTATCCTGCGGCTCAGATTGAAGCGCGAGAAACGGCGTGA